The Vicia villosa cultivar HV-30 ecotype Madison, WI linkage group LG1, Vvil1.0, whole genome shotgun sequence genome includes a region encoding these proteins:
- the LOC131635801 gene encoding transcription factor MYB1R1-like — protein MSSPSSAAVSGEFMLFGVRVVVDSMRKSVSMNNLSQYEQPLDNSNNNIKDDNNKDAIAAGYASADDAVPNNSARNRERERKRGIPWTEEEHKLFLVGLQKVGKGDWRGISRNYVKTRTPTQVASHAQKYFLRRSNLNRRRRRSSLFDITTDSVSAIPMEEDQVKNQDSVSQVQPMCPAAPETRKSNGFPFMSVYHLGVDESPMEELTLGQGTAKQNFTTNLFHPIPFVVSDPKASTVSDITSSSSSSIEPPTLSLGLSFSSDLRKTSSTHSTLHAMPCFNNGDNIISVA, from the exons ATGTCTTCTCCCTCATCGGCCGCCGTCTCTGGCGAATTCATGCTGTTCGGAGTTAGAGTAGTGGTTGATTCTATGAGGAAGAGTGTTAGCATGAACAATCTCTCACAGTACGAACAACCTCTcgacaacagcaacaacaatatCAAGGACGATAATAACAAAGACGCTATCGCCGCCGGTTACGCCTCCGCTGACGACGCTGTTCCGAATAACTCCGCCAGGAACCGCGAACGCGAGCGTAAACGAG GAATTCCGTGGACGGAGGAAGAGCACAAGCTGTTCTTGGTTGGATTGCAGAAAGTAGGGAAAGGTGATTGGAGAGGAATCTCTAGGAACTACGTGAAAACGCGAACGCCGACGCAGGTTGCTAGTCATGCTCAGAAGTATTTTCTCCGGCGGAGTAACCTCAATCGCCGCCGCCGTAGATCTAGTCTCTTTGATATCACCACCGACTCG GTGTCTGCTATTCCGATGGAGGAAGATCAGGTGAAGAATCAAGACAGTGTTTCACAAGTACAGCCCATGTGTCCTGCAGCCCCTGAAACTAGAAAAAGCAATGGATTTCCTTTTATGTCAGTATATCATTTGGGTGTTGATGAGAGTCCAATGGAAGAACTCACTCTAGGACAAGGAACTGCTAAACAAAATTTCACAACCAATCTATTCCATCCAATTCCTTTTGTTGTTTCAGATCCTAAAGCTTCCACTGTGTCTGATATCACCTCTAGTTCAAGTTCATCTATTGAACCTCCAACTCTCTCACTCGGGCTTTCCTTCTCATCTGATCTAAGGAAGACATCGTCAACACACTCAACTTTACACGCAATGCCATGTTTCAACAATGGTGATAACATCATAAGCGTTGCTTAA